In Acidobacteriota bacterium, the sequence CAATCCGCCGGCCCCGGCCGGCCCGGTGGCGGGCGTGGGCGTGGCCTGGCTGGTGACGCTGGGCGTGTCCACCATTCCCGATATGGCGTGGATCCATTACATCGGCTCCGTGCCGCCGGGAATGATCATGTTCAAGGCGGGGCTTCTGGCCGGCATGGTCGTCTTGGGCCTGGCCTGGAAGCACCTGCGGCCCCTGGGCGCCTACTTCACCCTGTTGCTGGTCAACGTGCTGGGGTGGTGGGCCATCGACCGCGTGCGTGCCCTGCCCACGGTGGCGGCGTGGGAGGAGAACGCCGGGTGGGTCGCTGGGATCATGGCGATCCAACTCATGAAGCTGGCGCTGGCGGCGGTCACGATCGTGGCGCTGCTCCTGGTGATGCGGCGGCGCCAGCCCGCCGGCCTGATGTGCGGCGACCTGGGCGCGCCGGCGGAGCGGGTGCCCTGGCTGGGATTGATGCATCCGACACCGTGGAAAATCTTCGGGCCCATCGTCGCCGTCACGGCCGCCACGATGATCGGTCTGTTCATGTGGATGGCCAACCGGCCCACCGCGGAGGTCCTCACCCACACCCTCCCGCTGGTCGGGACGGTCCTGTTCTGCGCGCTGCTCAACGCCTTCAGCGAGGAGATCAGCTTCCGCGCGTCGCTCGTGGCGCCCCTTCACCGAACGGTGGGCAAGAACCAGGCGATGGCGCTGACAGCGGTGTTTTTCGGGCTCGCCCATTACGCCGGCGGTGTCCCGCTGGCTGTCTTTCCCACCCTCGTGATGACCGGTTTCCTGG encodes:
- a CDS encoding CPBP family intramembrane metalloprotease codes for the protein MTEPEAPNPPAPAGPVAGVGVAWLVTLGVSTIPDMAWIHYIGSVPPGMIMFKAGLLAGMVVLGLAWKHLRPLGAYFTLLLVNVLGWWAIDRVRALPTVAAWEENAGWVAGIMAIQLMKLALAAVTIVALLLVMRRRQPAGLMCGDLGAPAERVPWLGLMHPTPWKIFGPIVAVTAATMIGLFMWMANRPTAEVLTHTLPLVGTVLFCALLNAFSEEISFRASLVAPLHRTVGKNQAMALTAVFFGLAHYAGGVPLAVFPTLVMTGFLGWLMAKSLIETKGLGWAWFIHAVADIPVFFFLAANAVTAGP